The following are encoded in a window of Fusarium verticillioides 7600 chromosome 6, whole genome shotgun sequence genomic DNA:
- a CDS encoding hypothetical protein (At least one base has a quality score < 10), which produces MGATTNVLISGASRGIGKGFLEHYLRRPQHTVIAALRDITSPNAKALLELPAGKGSRVILVQIEATSTTDSFDAANELEGPGITKLDVIIANARIVGDQGVALLFMGLKSLLERAENPKWMAMSSAVASIEDYQKYMFFKMFPYNASKAALNHFTKTIHAEYENIIAFAVSPGFVETEMGKNAVKAYRMENPPFSDLDEVAKKIIERIDTATRDNYSGRFVHADGTPIPW; this is translated from the exons ATGGGTGCCACTACCAATGTCCTCATCTCTGGCGCCAGTCGAG GTATCGGCAAAGGGTTCCTCGAGCACTACCTCCGCCGACCACAGCACACTGTCATCGCTGCTCTGCGTGACATTACCAGCCCCAACGCCAAAGCACTCCTTGAACTACCAGCCGGCAAGGGCAGTAGAGTCATCCTCGTCCAGATCGAAGCCACCTCCACAACCGATTCCTTCGACGCCGCAAACGAGCTCGAGGGCCCAGGCATTACTAAGCTAGacgtcatcatcgccaacgcccGCATTGTCGGCGACCAGGG CGTCGCGCTTCTCTTCATGGGCCTGAAGTCTCTTCTAGAGAGGGCCGAGAACCCGAAGTGGATGGCAATGAGCTCGGCCGTTGCTTCAATTGAGGACTATCAGAAGTAtatgttcttcaagatgttccCATATAATGCTTCCAAGGCGGCTTTGAACCATTTCACAAAGACAATTCACGCGGAGTATGAGAACATTATTGCGTTTGCTGTCTCTCCTGG CTTTGTCGAGACGGAGATGGGAAAGAATGCAGTCAAGGCTTACAGGATGGAAAACCCTCCATTCtcagatcttgatgaagtgGCGAAGAAAATTATTGAACGG ATCGACACGGCCACCAGGGACAATTACTCTGGACGTTTCGTCCACGCGGATGGAACTCCGATTCCGTGGTAA